In Papio anubis isolate 15944 chromosome 20, Panubis1.0, whole genome shotgun sequence, a single window of DNA contains:
- the MCOLN1 gene encoding mucolipin-1, with amino-acid sequence MTDPAGPRGSETERLLTPNPGYGTQVGPSPAPPTPPEEEDLRRRLKYFFMSPCDKFRAKGRKPCKLMLQVVKILVVTVQLILFGLSNQLAVTFREENTIAFRHLFLLGYSDGADDTFAAYTREQLYQAIFHAVDQYLALPDVSLGRYAYVHGGGDPWTNGSGLALCQRYYHRGHVDPANDTFDIDPMVVTDCIQVDPPERPPPSPSDDLALLEGSSSYKNLTLKFHKLVNVTIHFRLKTINLQSLINNEIPDCYTFSVLITFDNKAHSGRIPISLETQAHIQECKHPSVFRHGDNSFRLLFDVVVILTCSLSFLLCARSLLRGFLLQNEFVGFMWRQRRRVISLWERLEFVNGWYILLVTSDVLTISGTIMKIGIEAKNLASYDVCSILLGTSTLLVWVGVIRYLTFFHNYNILIATLRVALPSVMRFCCCVAVIYLGYCFCGWIVLGPYHVKFRSLSMVSECLFSLINGDDMFVTFAAMQAQQGRSSLVWLFSQLYLYSFISLFIYMVLSLFIALITGAYDTIKHPGGAGAEESELQAYIAQCQDSPTSGKFRRGSGSACSLLCCCGRDPSEEHSLLVN; translated from the exons ATGACAGACCCGGCGGGTCCGCGCGGCTCAG AGACCGAGCGGCTTCTGACCCCCAACCCCGGGTATGGGACCCAGGTGGGGCCTTCGCCGGCCCCTCCGACACCCCCGGAAGAGGAAGACCTTCGCCGTCGTCTCAAATACTTTTTCATGAGTCCCTGCGACAAGTTTCGAGCCAAGGGCCGCAAGCCCTGCAAGCTGATGCTGCAGGTGGTCAAGATCCTGGTGGTCACAGTGCAG CTCATCCTGTTTGGGCTCAGTAATCAGCTGGCTGTGACATTCCGGGAAGAGAACACCATTGCCTTCCGACACCTCTTCCTGCTGGGCTACTCGGACGGGGCGGATGACACCTTCGCAGCCTACACGCGGGAGCAGCTGTACCAGGCCATCTTCCATGCTGTGGACCAG TACCTGGCGTTGCCTGACGTGTCACTGGGCCGGTATGCGTATGTCCATGGCGGGGGTGACCCTTGGACCAATGGCTCAGGGCTTGCTCTCTGCCAGCGGTACTACCACCGAGGCCATGTGGACCCGGCCAACGACACATTTGACATTGATCCAATGGTGGTTACTG ACTGCATCCAGGTGGATCCCCCCGAGCGGCCCCCTCCGTCCCCCAGTGACGATCTCGCCCTCTTGGAAGGCAGCTCCAGTTACAAGAACCTCACGCTCAAATTCCACAA GCTGGTCAATGTCACCATCCACTTCCGACTGAAGACCATTAACCTCCAGAGCCTCATCAATAATGAGATCCCGGACTGCTATACCTTCAGCGTCCTG ATCACGTTTGACAACAAAGCACACAGTGGGCGGATCCCCATCAGCCTGGAGACCCAGGCCCACATCCAGGAGTGTAAGCACCCCAGTGTCTTCCGGCACG GAGACAACAGCTTCCGGCTCCTGTTTGACGTGGTGGTCATCCTCACTTGCTCCCTGTCCTTCCTCCTCTGCGCCCGCTCGCTCCTTCGAGGCTTCCTGCTGCAGAAC GAGTTTGTGGGGTTCATGTGGCGGCAGCGGAGACGGGTCATCAGCCTGTGGGAGCGGCTGGAATTTGTCAATGGCTGGTACATCCTGCTGGTCACCAGCGATGTGCTCACCATCTCGGGCACCATCATGAAGATTGGCATCGAGGCCAAG AACTTGGCGAGCTACGACGTCTGCAGCATCCTCCTGGGCACCTCGACGCTGCTGGTGTGGGTGGGCGTGATCCGCTACCTGACCTTCTTCCACAACTACAAC ATCCTCATCGCCACACTGCGGGTGGCCCTGCCCAGCGTCATGCGCTTCTGCTGCTGCGTCGCCGTCATCTACCTGGGCTACTGCTTCTGTGGCTGGATCGTGCTGGGACCCTATCATGTGAAG TTCCGCTCGCTCTCCATGGTGTCCgagtgcctgttctcactcatcaACGGGGACGACATGTTCGTGACGTTCGCCGCCATGCAGGCTCAGCAGGGCCGCAGCAGCCTGGTGTGGCTCTTCTCCCAGCTCTACCTGTACTCCTTCATCAGCCTCTTCATCTACATGGTGCTCAGCCTCTTCATCGCGCTCATCACCGGTGCCTACGACACCATCAAG CATCCTGGCGGCGCAGGCGCAGAGGAGAGCGAGCTGCAGGCCTACATCGCACAGTGCCAGGACAGTCCCACCTCTGGCAAGTTCCGCCGCGGGAGCGGCTCAGCCTGCAGCCTTCTCTGCTGCTGCGGAAG GGACCCCTCGGAGGAGCATTCGCTGCTGGTGAATTGA
- the ZNF358 gene encoding zinc finger protein 358 isoform X2, with the protein MRRSVLVRNPGHKGLRPVYEELDSDSEDLDPNPEDLDPVSEDPEPDPEDLNTVPEDVDPSYEDLEPVSEDLDPDAEAPGSEPQDPDPMSSSFDLDPDVIGPVPLILDPNSDTLSPGDPNVDPISPGLTATPQVLATSPAVLPAPASPPRPFSCPDCGRAFRRSSGLSQHRRTHSGEKPYRCPDCGKSFSHGATLAQHRGIHTGARPYQCAACGKAFGWRSTLLKHRSSHSGEKPHHCPVCGKAFGHGSLLAQHLRTHGGPRPHKCPVCAKGFGQGSALLKHLRTHTGERPYPCPQCGKAFGQSSALLQHQRTHTAERPYRCPHCGKAFGQSSNLQHHLRIHTGERPYACPHCSKAFGQSSALLQHLHVHSGERPYRCQLCGKAFGQASSLTKHKRVHEAAAAAAGLGLGPGLSPASMMRPGQVSLLGSDAVSVLGSGLGLSSGTSSGRSPDPGSGPGTLLDPSSRPLPGSRSTPSPTPVESSDPKAGHDAGPDLVPSPDPDPAPSPDPDPVPSPDPNPVSHPDPCSPTGDTVSPALPTGESPEWVQEQGALLGPDG; encoded by the exons ATGCGGCGCTCAGTCCTGGTCAGGAACCCAGGCCACAAAGGCCTGAGACCCGTTTATGAAGAGCTTGACTCTGATTCCGAGGACCTAGACCCCAATCCTGAAGATCTGGACCCGGTTTCTGAAGACCCAGAGCCTGATCCTGAAGACCTCAACACTGTCCCGGAAGACGTGGACCCCAGCTATGAAGATCTGGAGCCCGTCTCGGAGGATCTGGACCCCGACGCCGAAGCTCCGGGCTCGGAACCCCAAGATCCCGACCCCATGTCTTCGAGTTTCGACCTCGATCCAGATGTGATTGGCCCCGTACCCCTGATTCTCGATCCTAACAGCGACACCCTCAGCCCCGGCGATCCAAACGTGGACCCCATCTCCCCTGGCCTCACTGCCACCCCCCAGGTCTTGGCCACCAGCCCCGCGGTGCTCCCCGCCCCCGCCAGCCCGCCCCGGCCCTTCTCCTGCCCGGATTGCGGGCGAGCCTTCCGCCGCAGCTCCGGGCTGAGCCAGCATCGCCGCACCCACAGCGGTGAGAAGCCGTACCGCTGCCCCGACTGCGGGAAGTCCTTCAGCCACGGTGCCACCCTGGCGCAGCACCGTGGCATCCACACCGGGGCGCGGCCGTACCAGTGCGCGGCCTGCGGCAAGGCCTTCGGCTGGCGCTCCACGCTGCTGAAACATCGCAGCAGCCACAGCGGGGAGAAGCCGCACCACTGCCCGGTGTGTGGCAAGGCCTTCGGTCACGGCTCGCTCCTGGCGCAGCACCTGCGCACGCACGGCGGCCCGAGGCCCCACAAGTGCCCGGTGTGCGCCAAGGGCTTCGGCCAGGGCTCTGCGCTCCTCAAACACCTGCGCACGCACACGGGCGAGCGGCCCTACCCGTGTCCGCAGTGCGGCAAGGCCTTCGGGCAGAGCTCGGCGCTGCTGCAGCACCAGCGCACACACACGGCCGAACGCCCCTACCGCTGCCCCCACTGCGGCAAAGCCTTCGGGCAGAGCTCCAACTTGCAACACCACCTGCGCATCCACACGGGCGAGCGGCCCTACGCCTGCCCGCACTGCTCCAAGGCCTTCGGGCAGAGCTCAGCGCTGCTCCAGCACCTGCACGTGCATTCGGGCGAGCGTCCCTATCGCTGTCAGCTCTGCGGGAAGGCCTTTGGCCAGGCCTCCAGCCTCACCAAGCACAAACGGGTGCATGAGG CTGCAGCAGCGGCCGCTGGCCTGGGCCTAGGGCCTGGCCTAAGCCCTGCATCCATGATGAGGCCGGGGCAGGTCTCCCTCCTGGGTTCTGATGCTGTTTCTGTGCTTGGCTCTGGCTTGGGCCTCAGCTCTGGCACCAGCTCTGGCCGTAGCCCTGACCCTGGCTCTGGGCCGGGCACTCTGCTGGATCCCAGCTCCAGACCCCTCCCCGGCTCCAGATCCACCCCCAGCCCTACTCCTGTGGAATCTTCTGACCCGAAGGCTGGGCACGACGCTGGTCCTGACCTTGTGCCCAGCCCAGACCCTGATCctgcgcccagcccagaccctgatcctgtgcccagccctgatcCCAACCCTGTGTCCCACCCTGACCCCTGCTCTCCCACTGGTGACACTGTCAGCCCAGCCCTCCCTACCGGCGAGAGTCCAGAGTGGGTACAGGAGCAAGGGGCACTGCTGGGGCCTGATGGCTGA
- the ZNF358 gene encoding zinc finger protein 358 isoform X1 yields the protein MRRSVLVRNPGHKGLRPVYEELDSDSEDLDPNPEDLDPVSEDPEPDPEDLNTVPEDVDPSYEDLEPVSEDLDPDAEAPGSEPQDPDPMSSSFDLDPDVIGPVPLILDPNSDTLSPGDPNVDPISPGLTATPQVLATSPAVLPAPASPPRPFSCPDCGRAFRRSSGLSQHRRTHSGEKPYRCPDCGKSFSHGATLAQHRGIHTGARPYQCAACGKAFGWRSTLLKHRSSHSGEKPHHCPVCGKAFGHGSLLAQHLRTHGGPRPHKCPVCAKGFGQGSALLKHLRTHTGERPYPCPQCGKAFGQSSALLQHQRTHTAERPYRCPHCGKAFGQSSNLQHHLRIHTGERPYACPHCSKAFGQSSALLQHLHVHSGERPYRCQLCGKAFGQASSLTKHKRVHEGAAAAAAAAAAAAAAAAAGLGLGPGLSPASMMRPGQVSLLGSDAVSVLGSGLGLSSGTSSGRSPDPGSGPGTLLDPSSRPLPGSRSTPSPTPVESSDPKAGHDAGPDLVPSPDPDPAPSPDPDPVPSPDPNPVSHPDPCSPTGDTVSPALPTGESPEWVQEQGALLGPDG from the coding sequence ATGCGGCGCTCAGTCCTGGTCAGGAACCCAGGCCACAAAGGCCTGAGACCCGTTTATGAAGAGCTTGACTCTGATTCCGAGGACCTAGACCCCAATCCTGAAGATCTGGACCCGGTTTCTGAAGACCCAGAGCCTGATCCTGAAGACCTCAACACTGTCCCGGAAGACGTGGACCCCAGCTATGAAGATCTGGAGCCCGTCTCGGAGGATCTGGACCCCGACGCCGAAGCTCCGGGCTCGGAACCCCAAGATCCCGACCCCATGTCTTCGAGTTTCGACCTCGATCCAGATGTGATTGGCCCCGTACCCCTGATTCTCGATCCTAACAGCGACACCCTCAGCCCCGGCGATCCAAACGTGGACCCCATCTCCCCTGGCCTCACTGCCACCCCCCAGGTCTTGGCCACCAGCCCCGCGGTGCTCCCCGCCCCCGCCAGCCCGCCCCGGCCCTTCTCCTGCCCGGATTGCGGGCGAGCCTTCCGCCGCAGCTCCGGGCTGAGCCAGCATCGCCGCACCCACAGCGGTGAGAAGCCGTACCGCTGCCCCGACTGCGGGAAGTCCTTCAGCCACGGTGCCACCCTGGCGCAGCACCGTGGCATCCACACCGGGGCGCGGCCGTACCAGTGCGCGGCCTGCGGCAAGGCCTTCGGCTGGCGCTCCACGCTGCTGAAACATCGCAGCAGCCACAGCGGGGAGAAGCCGCACCACTGCCCGGTGTGTGGCAAGGCCTTCGGTCACGGCTCGCTCCTGGCGCAGCACCTGCGCACGCACGGCGGCCCGAGGCCCCACAAGTGCCCGGTGTGCGCCAAGGGCTTCGGCCAGGGCTCTGCGCTCCTCAAACACCTGCGCACGCACACGGGCGAGCGGCCCTACCCGTGTCCGCAGTGCGGCAAGGCCTTCGGGCAGAGCTCGGCGCTGCTGCAGCACCAGCGCACACACACGGCCGAACGCCCCTACCGCTGCCCCCACTGCGGCAAAGCCTTCGGGCAGAGCTCCAACTTGCAACACCACCTGCGCATCCACACGGGCGAGCGGCCCTACGCCTGCCCGCACTGCTCCAAGGCCTTCGGGCAGAGCTCAGCGCTGCTCCAGCACCTGCACGTGCATTCGGGCGAGCGTCCCTATCGCTGTCAGCTCTGCGGGAAGGCCTTTGGCCAGGCCTCCAGCCTCACCAAGCACAAACGGGTGCATGAGGGTGCAGCCGCTGCTGCAGCTGCCGCGGCTGCCGCAGCTGCAGCAGCGGCCGCTGGCCTGGGCCTAGGGCCTGGCCTAAGCCCTGCATCCATGATGAGGCCGGGGCAGGTCTCCCTCCTGGGTTCTGATGCTGTTTCTGTGCTTGGCTCTGGCTTGGGCCTCAGCTCTGGCACCAGCTCTGGCCGTAGCCCTGACCCTGGCTCTGGGCCGGGCACTCTGCTGGATCCCAGCTCCAGACCCCTCCCCGGCTCCAGATCCACCCCCAGCCCTACTCCTGTGGAATCTTCTGACCCGAAGGCTGGGCACGACGCTGGTCCTGACCTTGTGCCCAGCCCAGACCCTGATCctgcgcccagcccagaccctgatcctgtgcccagccctgatcCCAACCCTGTGTCCCACCCTGACCCCTGCTCTCCCACTGGTGACACTGTCAGCCCAGCCCTCCCTACCGGCGAGAGTCCAGAGTGGGTACAGGAGCAAGGGGCACTGCTGGGGCCTGATGGCTGA